AATGGTTTTGAAGAACTCCATATAGTGATGTAGGTTGTGGCTAACGgatggaaagaaaacattttagAAACATTCCTGACGCGGGAGCTCAAAACTTCTGTATTGGAGCGTGCCATACATCATAAGTAGAATCGGTCCGAGCATCTCGCGCGTGTTGTATAGATGGTGAACGTACGCTTTGGAATGTTTCTGGCACGTGTAGCAGCTGCATCCGGCCAGCAGAGGACTAAAATCTTCGGCCCATCGCGTATCCGTAGTGTCCAGTTCCGTGGTGTGTTGGCTGGATTCCTGCtgctcttccgcttccggcGCGGACACATTGAACGAAAAGATGAGCGCCCGGTGCTGCTGAGCTGCCTTCAGATACACGTAGCTTGTATCGAACACGTCCACCCCGGCAGACACGAGTTCGAGCACCACGGTCGGATCGTACGCACCGAAGCAGAGCCGTACCCGTTCCTCTGGCAGTGCCTTACAGACGGGCGTTACGATCGGCAGGATGGTCTCGCTGGTTATTCTCGAAACGAGGCTCGGATCGTACGTGTGCAATCCTTCGATCAGATAACCAGCGAAATCGTGCTCCGTCTGTCGCAGCCACTCGATCGCCTTCTCGCGCAACTTCTCACTGTACCCGCCAACGACGGGAGCAATCAGACTGGTGTGGTGGCCGCTAAGCTTCTCCGATTTACGGTGCCACTCGAGACACTCTTGAACGAGCGTTTCTGTACGTTCCACCGATTTTTGTTCCCGTTTCTTCGAGCAGCCGAGCTCCGTGTCCCCATCGTACAGTGGGACGTATAGATCGGGCTGAAACGTTTCGACGAGACGCATGTACGCGTCCACCTTCACGGTGCGCCGCCCACAGCGTGTATAGATCGGTACGGCATCACGCTCCGGTACACCGGAAACGGGCACTTCGGAGGGATCGCGTAGCACCAGCATGCTGACCGCATCGTTCTGGACCACGAATTGACCGAGCGTCTTCTGGCACCCCTGTACCGCTTCCTGCATGTGTATCGTGTTGGAAATGCTCATCTGCAGGAACTGGGGTGCACTGGAAAGCTGCTGCAGGACTTCTTTGCTCACATGCGGAACACTGCCACCCTGTGGAACGAGATAATGCGCGCCACATGAGCTTTGCGGTGACTCATTCGATTCGTTTAGTTACCTTCGTGTGGAATATTAATCCTGGTGTCTGTAGTGCCACGTTCGGTAGACGCTCCAAGCCATTCCAGAGGCCAAGGCGGCCGGAACATTTCGTTACGGTGTTTAGCGTGAATTTCATCCTTTTAAACGCCGGTTtctggggaaggggggaatgCGGGTTTTTCTCGTGCTGTGACAACCGTCGTTAACCCTTGACGGCGCTGAGAGTCCTGCTCTGTGATGCTAGATCCACAAGGCAAACTCGTGACCTACTTTTTAAAATTTCCTTTTGGCCATTTCGAATTGAAAAAATTGGATTTTACAACCACAAATGCCGGCTTCGGTGTGACTATATAATTTATTGTTATTCATCTGCGTCTTCGTTGCTTCCACAGAAATACCGACGATATAATATAATGTACTTTTTGCTATGAAACATTCACTCTACTCCATCTACACCTCGTAGGTCCATCCTATGCCCACCCGCCTAGAAGTgtctgtttcgtttttcgtttcttggtttttttgccGCCGTGTGGCTctcctactgttgctgctgctgctgctgtcgaactAAGTATCGTGCTACCAagtacaacacaacacaagagGGCAATCCCACTCTGGATTTGCTTGCTTAAAACAATCACCTCACCATTGCTTTCGATCTCGATTCGGTTCTCTTCTCCGCTATCCGTATCACAGGCGAGATgtccgtgctgctgttgctgctgctgctaatggtaGCCCAACCATCAACGGCCTattccattcattcattgcGGGTGATAGTGTTAACCCCTTCCTATCTTTGTGATTCTCTCCTCCAAATGGTAGTTGCATCTAATTTTACAAACTAAATATAATATCCATCGTCCACTTACATCAACTGATTCTTTAGAAGCTACAGTGTTCTATGGTGAGAGAGTAAAGATGAAATTGCCCTTCGGACGGTTCTGCAGATGAGAGAGATTTCGTGCAGCAGTGATAAATTAAAGGGACACAGACACGTGCGACACGACTGCGACACTGTTCTGGGCAGCTGGGATGACCCTTGCCACGAGCCAGCAAGCTAAGACTATGATCAGTCGAAT
This sequence is a window from Anopheles darlingi chromosome 3, idAnoDarlMG_H_01, whole genome shotgun sequence. Protein-coding genes within it:
- the LOC125957877 gene encoding queuine tRNA-ribosyltransferase accessory subunit 2 — its product is MKFTLNTVTKCSGRLGLWNGLERLPNVALQTPGLIFHTKGGSVPHVSKEVLQQLSSAPQFLQMSISNTIHMQEAVQGCQKTLGQFVVQNDAVSMLVLRDPSEVPVSGVPERDAVPIYTRCGRRTVKVDAYMRLVETFQPDLYVPLYDGDTELGCSKKREQKSVERTETLVQECLEWHRKSEKLSGHHTSLIAPVVGGYSEKLREKAIEWLRQTEHDFAGYLIEGLHTYDPSLVSRITSETILPIVTPVCKALPEERVRLCFGAYDPTVVLELVSAGVDVFDTSYVYLKAAQQHRALIFSFNVSAPEAEEQQESSQHTTELDTTDTRWAEDFSPLLAGCSCYTCQKHSKAYVHHLYNTREMLGPILLMIHNLHHYMEFFKTIRHHVAQDTLPQLREHLSLQRTLPPYVEKEDKKQAIPMGRKEATPPEEPAVDLEEKLAKKQRS